One part of the Saprospiraceae bacterium genome encodes these proteins:
- the purL gene encoding phosphoribosylformylglycinamidine synthase subunit PurL, with the protein MDIPNIETAAKLGLSAAEYQLIIDILGREPNFTELSIYSVMWSEHCSYKNSILQLKKLPRKGSRLLVEAGEENAGLVDIGDGLACAFKIESHNHPSAIEPYQGAATGVGGIHRDIFTMGARPIAALNSLRFGNLQNSHTRQLMKGVVKGIGNYGNAFGVPTVGGEVYFHNCYNQNILVNAMSVGIVEHGKTVSASADGPGNPVFIVGSSTGKDGIHGATFASADLTEDSAQDLPAVQVGDPFQEKLLLEASLEAITTGQIIGMQDMGAAGITCSTSEMSAKSGTGMKIYLDLVPTRQKNMQPFEILLSESQERMLVICKKGGEQQLLKVFEKWDLECVQIGEVTDTGRLEYFMQGIKVADVPAFSLVLGGGAPVYERESKKPGYFELIEAFDPKQIPEPEDLIGISKTLICSPNIASKNWIFEQYDKMVRTGTLNSVKQADAAVIRVKQNGKALCLTTDCNSNYVYLNPYIGGMIAVSESARNISCSGGIPVAITNCLNFGNPYNPEVYWQFEQALKGMREACLKFDTPVTGGNVSFYNQTVNKDKTEPIYPTPTIGMLGLMEDLTLFTTLDFKEEGDLIYLLGVQNNNLAISEYLQLIHGIIHAPAPYFNLDEEYLVQQTIQKLIRKHLIKSAHDVSEGGIFCSLAESSFASPKLGFEIQIPAGFRKDIFLFGESQGRILVSIKQEDKQEFELILQQNKQLFYLIGSVIKDNFVINDVHFGTNKEYFELNYDSISKQF; encoded by the coding sequence ATGGACATTCCAAACATCGAAACGGCTGCCAAATTAGGACTATCAGCAGCTGAATATCAACTGATTATAGACATATTAGGAAGGGAACCCAATTTTACAGAACTGAGTATCTATTCGGTTATGTGGTCTGAACATTGTTCATATAAAAATTCAATTCTTCAATTAAAAAAATTACCACGCAAAGGATCTAGACTTTTAGTCGAGGCTGGAGAAGAAAATGCTGGTTTAGTGGACATTGGTGATGGTTTGGCTTGTGCTTTTAAAATTGAATCACACAATCATCCATCTGCCATTGAACCTTACCAAGGTGCCGCAACCGGTGTGGGAGGAATTCATAGAGATATTTTTACTATGGGAGCAAGACCCATTGCAGCATTAAACTCACTGCGTTTTGGCAATCTCCAAAATTCTCATACCAGGCAACTAATGAAAGGAGTGGTAAAAGGAATTGGCAATTATGGCAATGCATTTGGCGTGCCAACGGTTGGCGGAGAGGTTTATTTTCATAATTGTTACAACCAAAATATTTTAGTAAATGCAATGTCTGTGGGTATCGTTGAGCATGGCAAAACGGTATCTGCCAGCGCAGATGGACCAGGGAATCCAGTTTTTATAGTTGGCTCTTCAACAGGAAAGGATGGAATCCATGGTGCAACATTTGCTTCCGCGGATTTAACGGAAGATTCTGCACAAGACTTACCTGCGGTTCAAGTAGGAGATCCATTTCAGGAAAAATTATTGTTAGAAGCTAGTCTGGAAGCCATAACTACAGGACAAATTATAGGAATGCAAGACATGGGTGCGGCAGGGATTACCTGCTCAACATCAGAAATGTCGGCTAAAAGTGGAACCGGTATGAAAATTTATCTTGATTTAGTTCCGACGCGGCAAAAAAATATGCAACCATTTGAAATTCTTCTATCTGAATCACAGGAAAGGATGCTTGTTATTTGTAAAAAAGGTGGAGAACAACAATTATTAAAAGTATTTGAAAAGTGGGATTTAGAATGTGTTCAAATTGGAGAAGTCACTGATACCGGAAGATTAGAATATTTTATGCAAGGAATTAAAGTCGCAGATGTTCCGGCTTTTTCATTGGTTTTAGGAGGTGGAGCACCGGTTTACGAACGCGAATCAAAGAAGCCAGGATATTTTGAACTAATTGAAGCTTTTGACCCAAAGCAAATACCAGAACCTGAAGATCTGATTGGTATCAGTAAAACCTTAATTTGTTCTCCTAATATCGCCAGTAAAAATTGGATTTTTGAACAATATGATAAAATGGTTCGAACAGGGACCCTGAATTCTGTAAAGCAAGCTGATGCAGCTGTTATTAGAGTAAAGCAGAATGGAAAAGCGCTTTGCTTAACAACCGATTGCAATTCCAATTATGTTTATTTGAACCCATATATTGGAGGTATGATTGCGGTTAGTGAAAGTGCCAGAAACATAAGTTGCTCAGGTGGAATTCCAGTAGCTATTACAAATTGTCTAAACTTTGGCAATCCTTATAATCCAGAGGTTTATTGGCAATTTGAACAAGCATTAAAAGGTATGCGTGAAGCTTGTTTAAAGTTTGACACTCCTGTAACGGGAGGAAACGTAAGTTTCTATAATCAAACAGTCAATAAGGATAAAACAGAACCAATTTATCCTACACCTACAATTGGCATGCTCGGATTAATGGAAGATCTAACGTTATTTACCACCTTAGACTTTAAGGAAGAAGGTGATTTAATCTATTTATTAGGTGTTCAAAATAACAATCTAGCGATTTCAGAGTATTTGCAGCTTATACATGGAATTATACATGCACCGGCCCCTTATTTTAATTTGGATGAAGAATACTTAGTGCAACAAACAATTCAAAAATTAATAAGAAAACACCTTATTAAATCGGCACATGACGTTTCCGAAGGTGGAATCTTTTGTTCCCTTGCAGAAAGCAGTTTTGCTAGTCCTAAACTTGGATTTGAAATTCAAATTCCGGCGGGTTTTAGAAAAGATATCTTCTTGTTTGGAGAAAGTCAAGGAAGAATTTTAGTTTCTATTAAACAAGAAGATAAACAAGAATTTGAATTAATTTTGCAACAAAACAAGCAATTATTTTATTTAATTGGAAGCGTAATAAAAGATAATTTTGTGATAAATGATGTACACTTTGGTACAAATAAAGAATATTTTGAACTAAATTATGATTCCATTTCAAAACAATTTTAA
- a CDS encoding AhpC/TSA family protein, whose protein sequence is MKTRIQQLLFLTLSVIVFSCNQGNQIIGNFTNASDISISLDRIGLDNSAVAIDKTEFKGGSFKFQLKEANKPGLYRITMGQQNLIFVLDGTESKVEFSGNYNELGSGKVSVKGSSASEEVFATIAELSGSQPNVEKVKSKIAGAKSPLAAGLLAVQFLGFRADFLPVHKEIVVKLKEKYPTSEFTKTYESFIVQTEQMASVQDANESIKVGMDAPDIELPSPKGKSYKLSDLKGKVVLLDFWASWCGPCRRANPHVVDVYSKYKSRGFTVYSVSLDGVDSRTKAQLGSDSQIKDFTDRAKEAWVSAIEKDKLSWDTHVSDLKKWESDPAKRYGVQSIPKTFLIGKDGKIAAVNPRENLEEELLKAL, encoded by the coding sequence ATGAAAACCCGTATACAACAATTATTATTTTTAACACTTTCTGTAATTGTTTTTTCTTGTAATCAAGGAAATCAGATTATTGGAAATTTTACAAATGCATCTGACATTTCGATCTCACTCGATAGAATTGGATTAGATAATTCTGCAGTTGCAATCGATAAAACAGAATTTAAAGGGGGAAGCTTTAAATTTCAACTTAAAGAAGCAAATAAACCTGGTTTATATAGAATCACCATGGGACAACAAAATTTAATATTTGTGCTTGATGGCACCGAATCAAAGGTAGAGTTTTCGGGAAACTATAATGAATTAGGATCCGGAAAAGTCAGTGTAAAAGGATCCAGTGCATCGGAAGAGGTCTTTGCCACAATTGCTGAATTAAGTGGTTCACAACCAAATGTAGAAAAAGTAAAATCCAAGATAGCGGGTGCAAAAAGTCCTTTAGCTGCTGGCCTACTTGCGGTTCAATTTTTAGGATTTAGAGCAGATTTTCTGCCTGTGCATAAAGAAATTGTAGTTAAATTAAAAGAAAAATACCCAACTTCAGAATTTACTAAAACCTATGAGTCATTTATTGTTCAAACTGAACAAATGGCCAGTGTGCAAGATGCAAATGAATCCATTAAGGTTGGGATGGATGCACCAGATATTGAGCTTCCTTCGCCAAAAGGGAAAAGTTACAAATTATCAGACCTAAAAGGAAAAGTAGTGTTATTAGACTTTTGGGCTAGCTGGTGTGGTCCATGCAGACGTGCAAATCCGCATGTTGTAGATGTTTATTCAAAATATAAATCCAGGGGATTTACTGTTTATAGTGTTTCATTAGATGGCGTGGACAGTCGCACGAAAGCACAATTAGGTTCTGACTCACAAATTAAAGATTTTACAGACAGAGCTAAAGAAGCTTGGGTTTCTGCTATCGAAAAAGACAAATTAAGCTGGGATACCCATGTAAGTGATTTAAAAAAATGGGAAAGTGATCCAGCTAAAAGATATGGAGTACAATCTATACCAAAAACATTTTTAATAGGTAAAGATGGCAAAATAGCCGCTGTAAATCCACGTGAAAACCTTGAAGAAGAGTTACTTAAAGCGCTCTAA
- a CDS encoding RNA methyltransferase, which translates to MLSKSEKLWINSLKEKKTRYLRQQFIAEGSRLILDLIKTAPDKLQMICATKTWALNNESDLQNHNPKLKIVELSVLHAVSSLKSTDEVLAVFDFPEIDVNRTPQSNVLLYLDRIRDPGNLGSIIRSADWFGIQQIYCSLDTVDPFNNKCVQATMSSIMRVAVIHCSWDQMLIDFKNINKFATVLNGQPYYEIEKTGSQLICIGNEAQGLSDPIINSCNKTISIPSNKSLGAESLNAAIASSILMAWFADPRAPNN; encoded by the coding sequence ATGCTAAGTAAATCAGAAAAATTGTGGATTAATTCGCTAAAAGAGAAGAAAACAAGATATCTAAGGCAACAATTTATCGCTGAAGGTTCAAGGCTTATTCTTGATTTGATTAAAACAGCACCGGATAAACTGCAAATGATTTGTGCGACTAAAACATGGGCTTTGAATAATGAATCCGATTTGCAAAATCATAATCCTAAATTGAAAATCGTTGAATTAAGTGTGTTACATGCAGTTTCGTCATTAAAAAGCACAGATGAAGTGTTAGCCGTTTTTGATTTTCCAGAAATTGATGTAAACAGGACTCCACAAAGTAATGTCTTGTTATATTTAGATCGAATAAGGGATCCTGGTAATTTGGGAAGTATTATTAGGTCTGCAGATTGGTTTGGAATCCAGCAGATATATTGTTCTTTAGATACGGTAGATCCTTTTAATAATAAATGTGTGCAAGCTACCATGTCAAGTATTATGAGGGTCGCGGTAATACATTGTTCATGGGATCAAATGTTGATCGATTTTAAAAATATAAATAAATTCGCAACCGTTTTAAATGGGCAACCATATTACGAAATTGAAAAAACAGGCAGTCAATTGATTTGTATTGGAAATGAAGCCCAGGGTTTGTCTGATCCCATAATTAATTCTTGTAACAAAACAATATCCATTCCTTCTAACAAATCTCTAGGCGCGGAATCGCTTAATGCAGCTATTGCTAGCTCTATTTTAATGGCTTGGTTTGCAGATCCAAGAGCTCCAAATAACTAA
- a CDS encoding BamA/TamA family outer membrane protein: protein MNHHKFNILFALSVFLCSCNTTRLLQPNELLLKSNKIEIENFKSLETKVSLNEQLSTLYKQKPNRNYFLFVPREHLYYKYVIKKQKDNWITKTLAKQSEKPSILDTSLCTATRNNIYNYLFNMGYFAANCRYEIKSKNQKASVTYYVNPGERYIINDIQFLAEDSSIQKLLEENQEASFLKPGNPLDNSLFQSEKARISELLFNNGFVEFNPIYIQTLDVDTIHLKANIKLNIINPEFKSRHTQFTVNKINVNPNYKPSDSTKLIHTVQDSIDYLIDPENKFVKLSVISSKIGFRPNTISNKSYIDETYDKLSRLGIYRFVTIEPKIDSLDPTKINYNILLTSHKKWVFDFGADLNYTSIKTTSKTLFGVSGFVLLKNRNLFKGAESFTTKFEVGTELNLFNLNKFNSLNFHYSNELSLPSFYDITASWRIARFLFRPFTKLKDRPDSRTNLKIGADYENLVELYKYTSFNTNIEYEWQINRRKRVSLHTLGFFLYLPTTTDTFNSILKNNPFLENSFKGRRILTSFFLDNFTFYYQSKLNRKSQHALITNFNISGLEVQALNNLYKFTSSKNDTFSFGEFEFSKFIRGEIDYRFYYSISEKSRLATRFSIGYVSPFGFSNSVPYIKQFYVGGPQSLRAWNIREIGPGSYNLNTANINNRQTYFAAGDIKLESSIEFRFDVIWRIKGAFFIDAGNIWLLPDAFNEDKKGIISKNLLNEIAIGTGLGVRLDLSYFLFRIDAGFKLRNPYETEGKHWIYSNKYPVSLKHLFENYTLHLALDYPF from the coding sequence ATGAATCATCACAAATTTAATATATTATTTGCATTATCCGTTTTCTTATGTAGTTGTAATACGACCAGATTATTACAACCTAACGAGCTCCTGCTTAAATCAAACAAAATTGAAATTGAAAATTTTAAATCATTAGAAACTAAAGTCAGCTTGAATGAGCAACTTTCCACTTTATACAAACAGAAACCAAATCGAAATTATTTTCTTTTTGTTCCTCGGGAACATCTCTATTACAAGTATGTTATTAAAAAACAAAAAGATAACTGGATTACTAAAACATTGGCAAAACAAAGCGAAAAACCATCTATATTAGATACTTCGCTTTGCACAGCAACCAGGAATAACATCTATAATTATCTTTTCAATATGGGTTATTTTGCTGCAAATTGCAGATACGAAATCAAGTCGAAAAATCAAAAAGCAAGTGTAACTTATTATGTTAATCCAGGGGAGCGATATATAATAAATGATATTCAATTCTTAGCTGAAGATTCTAGTATTCAAAAACTTTTAGAAGAAAATCAAGAAGCATCATTTCTTAAACCCGGAAATCCATTGGATAATAGCTTATTTCAAAGTGAAAAAGCTAGAATCAGTGAGCTGCTATTTAATAACGGATTTGTAGAATTCAATCCAATATATATACAAACGCTGGACGTAGACACGATACATTTGAAAGCAAATATTAAATTAAATATAATTAATCCTGAATTCAAATCAAGACATACACAATTTACAGTAAATAAGATAAATGTAAATCCGAATTACAAACCAAGCGATTCAACAAAACTGATTCATACGGTTCAAGATTCTATTGATTATCTCATCGATCCAGAAAATAAGTTTGTTAAATTAAGTGTTATATCTTCTAAAATTGGCTTTCGTCCAAACACTATCTCAAATAAATCCTACATTGACGAAACATATGATAAACTTTCAAGATTAGGAATTTACAGATTTGTTACCATCGAGCCCAAAATTGATTCTTTAGATCCAACTAAAATAAATTATAATATTTTACTTACCTCCCATAAAAAATGGGTTTTTGACTTTGGAGCTGATTTGAATTATACTTCCATCAAAACGACCAGTAAAACATTATTTGGGGTATCTGGTTTTGTCCTTTTAAAAAACCGAAATCTATTTAAAGGTGCGGAAAGTTTTACAACCAAATTTGAGGTAGGAACGGAATTAAATCTTTTTAATTTAAATAAATTTAATTCTTTAAACTTTCACTATAGCAATGAACTATCACTCCCAAGCTTTTATGATATAACAGCTAGTTGGCGCATTGCACGGTTTTTATTTAGACCATTTACTAAATTAAAGGACAGGCCTGACTCTCGAACGAATTTAAAAATTGGAGCAGATTATGAAAATTTGGTCGAACTCTATAAATATACAAGTTTTAATACAAACATTGAATATGAATGGCAAATTAACAGGAGAAAACGGGTTTCGCTCCATACCTTAGGATTTTTTCTTTACCTGCCTACAACAACAGATACCTTTAATTCCATTTTAAAAAACAATCCTTTTCTGGAAAATAGTTTTAAAGGTCGTAGAATTTTAACATCCTTCTTTCTTGATAATTTTACATTTTACTATCAAAGTAAGTTAAATAGAAAATCACAACATGCTTTGATAACAAATTTTAATATCTCCGGACTTGAAGTGCAAGCATTAAACAATTTATATAAATTTACAAGCTCTAAAAATGATACATTTTCGTTCGGTGAATTTGAATTTTCAAAGTTCATTAGAGGCGAAATTGATTATAGATTCTATTATTCTATATCCGAAAAGAGCAGACTCGCTACTAGATTCTCCATTGGATATGTAAGCCCTTTTGGTTTCAGTAATTCAGTACCTTATATAAAACAATTTTATGTAGGTGGCCCTCAGAGTTTACGAGCCTGGAATATTCGTGAAATAGGGCCTGGAAGTTACAATTTAAACACGGCTAACATAAATAATCGCCAAACATATTTCGCAGCTGGCGATATAAAACTAGAAAGTAGTATAGAATTCCGCTTTGATGTAATTTGGCGAATTAAGGGTGCATTTTTTATAGATGCTGGAAATATTTGGCTTTTACCCGATGCATTCAATGAAGATAAAAAAGGTATCATCAGCAAAAATCTACTAAATGAAATTGCAATCGGAACTGGATTAGGTGTCAGACTTGATTTAAGTTATTTCTTATTTAGAATTGATGCAGGTTTTAAACTTAGAAATCCATATGAAACCGAAGGAAAACATTGGATCTATTCAAACAAATATCCTGTCAGTTTGAAACACTTATTTGAAAATTATACCCTCCATCTTGCCCTAGACTACCCTTTTTAA
- the nth gene encoding endonuclease III, whose product MIRLSKKEKAIEIAKILDHLFPEPSIPLFHQNSFTLLIAVLLSAQCTDERVNKVTPALFALADNPNAMVQIPIEQIQEIIKICGLSGTKSKAINRLSEILIQKFNGEIPDNIIDLESLPGVGHKTASVIMAQIFGVPSFPVDTHIHRLAHRWGLSSGKNVVQTELDLMKVFDKSIWNKVHLQIIYYGRKYCQARGHHIETCPICLKFGKKLS is encoded by the coding sequence GTGATAAGATTAAGTAAAAAAGAAAAGGCCATTGAAATTGCAAAGATTCTGGATCATTTGTTTCCTGAACCTTCAATTCCATTATTCCATCAGAATTCATTTACATTATTAATCGCGGTTTTATTATCAGCACAATGCACCGATGAGAGAGTTAATAAAGTAACTCCAGCATTATTTGCTTTAGCAGACAATCCAAACGCGATGGTGCAAATTCCCATTGAACAAATACAAGAAATTATAAAAATTTGTGGTTTGTCTGGTACTAAATCTAAGGCAATAAACAGACTGTCTGAGATTTTGATTCAAAAATTTAATGGAGAAATTCCTGACAACATAATAGATTTAGAATCCTTACCAGGTGTTGGCCATAAAACAGCTTCTGTAATTATGGCTCAAATTTTTGGAGTCCCTTCTTTTCCAGTAGATACACATATCCATAGACTTGCGCATCGGTGGGGTTTGAGTTCAGGAAAGAATGTGGTTCAAACGGAATTGGATTTGATGAAAGTATTTGATAAGTCAATTTGGAATAAAGTGCATTTGCAGATTATTTATTATGGTAGAAAATACTGCCAAGCACGAGGGCACCATATAGAAACTTGTCCAATCTGTTTAAAATTTGGAAAGAAACTAAGTTAA